From the genome of Triticum aestivum cultivar Chinese Spring chromosome 3B, IWGSC CS RefSeq v2.1, whole genome shotgun sequence, one region includes:
- the LOC123064388 gene encoding E3 ubiquitin-protein ligase SINA-like 10, which translates to MQGAAAAAEGRSRASPDKADEESAKKPRLDLPDAHSVKQELVAPDAAEGGDPGGIVAAAAPYSPREELAVRIDKRLLHCPLCTLPFKPPVFQCKAGHLACGGCVAQLPCGQCKACVDGAGFFDPCPALDAVVSSTRIECPNAGCPRYVTYHEVAEHQTACAHAPCRCTEPGCGYVGAPQALAGHLHTVHSVPVRAVQYGKASQLRVPVSAPRLVLLGDDDNRVFLLTVGALGAGVTAVSVVCARASAATRPRFACKMWVNLEAAAANGGKEDMVLVDMHMSSSSSPGAVVAAGEPTFLMVPPMYLVPAAAAGDGAASMEVPLHIRIDKLSPWSDALV; encoded by the exons ATgcagggcgccgccgccgccgccgaggggaGGAGCAGGGCTTCGCCGGACAAGGCCGACGAGGAGAGCGCCAAGAAGCCGCGCCTGGACCTGCCCGACGCCCACTCCGTGAAGCAAGAGCTCGTCGCTCCAGATGCGGCCGAAGGAGGAGACCCAGGGGGCATCGTCGCGGCGGCGGCGCCGTACAGCCCGAGAGAGGAGCTCGCCGTGAGGATCGACAAGCGCCTGCTCCACTGCCCCCTCTGCACCCTCCCCTTCAAGCCCCCCGTCTTCCAG TGCAAGGCGGGGCACCTGGCCTGCGGCGGCTGCGTCGCCCAGCTGCCCTGCGGCCAGTGCAAGGCGTGCGTGGACGGCGCCGGCTTCTTCGACCCCTGCCCCGCGCTGGACGCCGTCGTGTCCTCCACCAGGATCGAGTGCCCCAACGCCGGCTGCCCGAGGTACGTCACCTACCACGAGGTCGCCGAGCACCAGACCGCGTGCGCGCACGCGCCCTGCCGCTGCACGGAGCCCGGCTGCGGCTACGTCGGCGCGCCGCAGGCGCTCGCCGGCCACCTCCACACCGTCCACTCGGTGCCGGTGCGCGCCGTGCAGTACGGCAAGGCCAGCCAGCTCCGCGTGCCGGTGTCGGCGCCGCGGCTGGTGCTCCTCGGCGACGACGACAACCGCGTGTTCCTCCTCACCGTGGGCGCGCTCGGCGCCGGCGTGACCGCCGTGTCCGTGGTGTGCGCCAGGGCGAGCGCGGCGACGCGGCCCCGGTTCGCGTGCAAGATGTGGGTCAACCTGGAGGcagcggcggcgaacggcggcaagGAGGACATGGTGCTGGTGGACATGCACATGAGCAGCAGCTCGTCGCCCGGCGCGGTGGTCGCCGCGGGCGAGCCGACGTTCCTGATGGTGCCGCCAATGTACCTggtgccagcagcagcagcaggggacgGGGCTGCGTCCATGGAAGTTCCCCTGCACATCCGCATCGACAAGCTCTCTCCTTGGTCCGACGCATTGGTTTGA